Proteins from one Sphingobium sp. Z007 genomic window:
- a CDS encoding DNA cytosine methyltransferase, with protein sequence MRSRWPFRGFRQAGFHVLAGQDYDDRAGETFSATHPEAKFIGGPIQDVTAQQLLKAAGVKKGEIDVIVGGPPCQGYSVYNHQRGVNDPRAGLFREYLRIVKGIQPRWIVMENVTGITSIGGAASCMRYSRV encoded by the coding sequence CTGCGGAGCCGGTGGCCTTTCCGAGGGTTTCGGCAAGCGGGTTTCCACGTCTTAGCGGGACAGGATTATGACGACCGGGCAGGCGAGACATTTTCCGCGACCCACCCAGAAGCCAAGTTCATTGGCGGGCCGATCCAAGACGTTACAGCACAGCAGCTCTTAAAGGCTGCTGGCGTCAAGAAGGGTGAAATCGACGTGATCGTCGGTGGTCCTCCGTGCCAGGGCTATTCGGTTTATAATCACCAGCGAGGCGTCAATGACCCACGCGCAGGCTTGTTTCGCGAGTATCTTCGGATCGTGAAGGGCATTCAGCCGCGTTGGATCGTGATGGAGAACGTAACCGGCATCACGTCGATCGGCGGGGCGGCATCGTGCATGAGATATTCGAGGGTATGA
- the mobQ gene encoding MobQ family relaxase, producing the protein MAIYHCSVKVISRGSGRSAVAAAAYRSGERLTDERLGKCHDYTRKSDIEHREIMAPDRTPDWMLDRSRLWNGVEAAEKRKDAQLAREVEISLPRELGAEDRRALVEGYVREHFVSQGMIADVSLHRGHSADGQEQPHAHVMLTMRDLTGEGFGKKNRDWNAAERLEGWRAAWADHANRALERAGCDERIDHRSLKDQREAARDRGDAEREDDLGREPLGKVPLSAVAMERKGTSTERGDEQRAVRARNQERRELTQQLRDISARIAETMRSLGDKAKGMAQGLRDRLGAAWGRQDQAADRGAAERIAEATAQRGERDRDGPEPGSAAERIAGRLDKIGKHDPLERERRRDREQDKDMER; encoded by the coding sequence GTGGCGATCTACCATTGCTCCGTCAAAGTCATCTCGCGCGGTAGCGGGCGCAGCGCGGTCGCCGCCGCCGCCTACCGATCGGGCGAGCGGCTGACCGACGAGCGCCTGGGCAAATGCCACGACTACACGCGCAAGTCGGACATTGAGCATCGGGAGATCATGGCCCCCGATCGCACACCCGACTGGATGCTTGATCGTTCGCGCCTGTGGAACGGCGTCGAGGCAGCCGAGAAGCGCAAGGACGCCCAGCTTGCCCGCGAGGTCGAAATCTCCCTTCCGCGCGAATTGGGCGCGGAGGATCGGCGGGCGCTGGTCGAGGGATATGTGCGCGAGCATTTCGTGTCGCAGGGGATGATTGCGGACGTGTCGCTGCACCGGGGCCATTCGGCGGATGGGCAGGAGCAGCCGCACGCGCATGTCATGCTGACGATGCGCGATTTGACCGGCGAAGGGTTCGGCAAGAAGAACCGCGACTGGAACGCGGCCGAGCGGCTTGAGGGGTGGCGCGCGGCCTGGGCGGACCACGCTAACCGCGCCCTGGAGCGTGCCGGGTGCGATGAGCGCATCGACCATCGTTCGCTCAAGGACCAGCGCGAGGCGGCGCGCGATCGAGGGGACGCGGAGAGGGAAGACGATCTAGGCCGGGAGCCTTTGGGCAAGGTGCCGTTGTCGGCAGTGGCGATGGAGCGCAAGGGCACGTCCACCGAGCGCGGGGATGAACAACGGGCCGTGCGGGCACGCAATCAGGAGCGGCGCGAGCTGACCCAGCAGCTGCGCGACATCAGCGCCAGGATCGCGGAGACAATGCGTAGCCTGGGCGACAAGGCCAAGGGCATGGCGCAAGGGCTGCGTGATCGTCTGGGCGCGGCATGGGGCCGTCAGGATCAGGCCGCCGATCGCGGGGCGGCCGAGCGAATTGCGGAGGCGACGGCCCAGCGCGGCGAGCGCGATCGGGACGGGCCAGAGCCAGGCAGCGCGGCCGAGCGCATTGCGGGGCGGCTCGACAAGATCGGGAAGCACGATCCGCTGGAACGTGAGCGGCGGCGCGATCGTGAGCAGGACAAGGATATGGAGCGATGA
- a CDS encoding mobilization protein, with protein sequence MARTPVEERLEKMREEERKLRERRKALEARLSADRRKAETRERIMLGAFILHHINEDTPTGRQLGPLLQRELPLFLTRERDHALLQPLLARLKNLERGREEQ encoded by the coding sequence ATGGCGCGCACGCCCGTTGAAGAACGCCTTGAGAAAATGCGCGAGGAAGAGCGCAAGCTACGCGAGCGACGAAAGGCGCTAGAGGCACGGCTTTCCGCCGATCGTCGCAAAGCCGAAACTCGCGAGCGCATCATGCTCGGCGCGTTCATCCTTCACCACATAAACGAGGATACGCCCACTGGTCGCCAGCTTGGCCCGCTCTTGCAACGCGAGTTGCCGCTGTTCCTGACCCGCGAGCGCGATCATGCCCTTTTGCAGCCGCTGCTCGCTCGCCTGAAGAACCTCGAA
- a CDS encoding CopG family transcriptional regulator — protein sequence MQSAALCGKVRQLMPSKNRITVNLSEDEYAAFDRLAARSKVSKAWLGRHAISSLIERTDGDEQQLPLPLTGLKRRGSR from the coding sequence ATGCAAAGTGCTGCACTTTGCGGCAAAGTGAGGCAACTTATGCCGTCGAAAAACCGGATCACCGTTAATCTGTCCGAAGATGAATATGCCGCTTTCGATCGGCTTGCGGCTCGGTCGAAGGTGTCGAAGGCATGGCTTGGCCGTCATGCGATCAGCTCGTTGATCGAGCGTACTGATGGGGATGAGCAGCAACTGCCGCTTCCCCTGACAGGATTGAAGCGTAGGGGGAGCCGATGA